In Scomber japonicus isolate fScoJap1 chromosome 7, fScoJap1.pri, whole genome shotgun sequence, one genomic interval encodes:
- the nmur1a gene encoding neuromedin-U receptor 1, with translation MSTNNCSFDLMAEKGKWGCLPGEKCLNLTSYMNFSQADLEDVCLTEEEYLDKYLGPRRSSVFLPVCLIYMIIFIVGVVGNVLTCTVIARNKVMWTPTNYYLFSLAVSDLLVLLLGMPLELYELWQNYPFLLGKGGCYFKTFLFETVCLASILNVTALSVERYIAVVHPLRAKYVVTRTHAKRVILTVWGVSVLCAVPNTSLHGIATLYRHFINPGRNINVELPDTAICTVVKPRWIYNLTIQATTFLFFIMPMLTISVLYMLIGLQLKREKMHQALEAKSGFGQDSFCNIRTQQQKARRRQVTKMLFVLVVVFGICWAPFHTDRLMWSFINNWTDSQHEIFQYVHIISGVFFYLSSAVNPVLYNLMSTRFREMFKEVMCHRPHHITPRKHSLSVTRVTLRSTLSDAPLSNGTAVVEAEAEDGEGRMKDETSFS, from the exons ATGTCAACTAATAACTGCTCTTTTGATCTAATGGCTGAAAAAGGCAAGTGGGGTTGTCTTCCAGGGGAAAAGTGTCTCAATCTCACCTCTTACATGAACTTCAGCCAAGCCGATCTGGAGGATGTGTGTTTGACCGAAGAAGAGTATCTAGACAAATATCTGGGGCCTCGTCGTTCATCTGTGTTCCTCCCCGTCTGCCTCATCTACatgattatatttattgtagGTGTGGTGGGAAATGTGCTAACATGCACTGTCATTGCACGCAACAAAGTGATGTGGACGCCAACAAACTACTACTTGTTCAGCCTGGCAGTGTCAGACCTGCTAGTACTGCTGCTCGGCATGCCATTAGAGCTTTATGAGCTGTGGCAGAATTACCCTTTCCTTCTGGGGAAGGGAGGCTGCTACTTTAAAACCTTTCTATTCGAGACCGTCTGTTTGGCATCCATCCTCAATGTCACGGCACTGAGCGTGGAGCGCTACATTGCTGTGGTGCACCCACTACGTGCAAAATATGTTGTAACGCGCACCCATGCCAAGCGGGTCATCCTGACGGTGTGGggtgtgtcagtgttgtgtgcCGTTCCCAACACAAGTTTGCACGGGATTGCCACCCTTTACAGACATTTTATCAATCCTGGCAGGAACATAAATGTGGAGCTCCCTGACACAGCGATCTGTACAGTGGTGAAACCACGCTGGATATACAACCTGACCATCCAGGCGACCACCTTCCTATTTTTCATTATGCCCATGCTCACCATCAGCGTGCTCTACATGCTCATTGGGCTGCAACTGAAGCGGGAAAAGATGCATCAGGCACTGGAAGCAAAGTCGGGCTTTGGTCAGGACAGCTTCTGTAACATCCGTACTCAGCAGCAGAAGGCTCGCCGACGTCAGGTCACTAAAATGTTGT TTGTTTTAGTGGTGGTGTTTGGAATCTGTTGGGCCCCATTTCACACTGATCGCCTTATGTGGAGTTTCATCAATAACTGGACTGACAGCCAACACGAAATCTTTCAGTATGTGCACATCATCTCTGGAGTTTTTTTCTACCTCAGCTCAGCAGTCAACCCAGTCCTATACAACCTTATGTCCACACGCTTTCGAGAGATGTTCAAGGAGGTCATGTGCCATCGGCCACACCACATTACTCCCAGAAAACACTCACTTAGCGTCACCCGGGTGACCCTCCGCAGCACCCTGAGTGATGCTCCACTCAGCAATGGAACTGCCGTTGTTGAAGCTGAGGCAGAAGATGGAGAAGGCCGGATGAAAGATGAGACCAgtttttcataa